The window GCAATCCGCCCTTCAGCATCGGTGCGGACTTTAAACTCCACCCGGCGTGAGCGCTCGCCATTTTCCACACCATTATCATCACGCACGACTTTGGCAGAAGACAGGCCATTCGCGGTCAGGTGAGATTTAAGCCAGTCTTTATTGGTGCTCACATCCGGTAATTCGAGGACAAACCCCAGCGCGGAGCGGGTGCGTTTTTGTGACAGTTCCATATTACGGATATAGGCATCATCTTCGCTCAGCGCGCCATACCAGGCACTGGAGGTGTGGCCTTCAATACGTACTTCGAGAATATCGTCACGGTATTTTTCACGGGTAATGATACCGATATAGCGCGGAAAAAAATCGGCCAGTATTGACTGAAATTCCGGTTTAAGATCAGCGGCGCCTTTATCGAACAACACTTCGGTATTGTTAAAACGGAAGGTCAGATCTTTATCCAGCTCAGCTCCCCAGCGCTGCATATCACCGGCAAATTCACTTTTTAAATCTTCGTATAACTGCACACGCAGATGATCGTACAGAATGGCGACGTCGCGGATTTTATCGCGTTCCTGTTCGACATTAATCATGAAGACAATGGAAATCAGCATAAATACCATCATCAGACCAGCCATTAAATCGGAAACGGCAACCCAGTGCCCTTCCTGTTCTTTCAGCTGCTCCAGTTCATTTTCATTCATCGATCTGCTCTGCCATTTTCACCAGCCGTTGCAGCTTCTCGGTCAGCGGTGAGTAATCACTGACGAATTTTTCGGACAACGCGGTCAGCTGCATACCAAAGGATTTCAGCGCCTTGTTCAGCTCTTCTTCCATGCTTTCATCCAGCACCACTACCTGACGCTCAACCCGCTCGCCAATACGCTGCAGCTGCTGCAGACTTTGCTGCTGCTGATCCTGTAAACGCTGGCCGCTGTCGGTCAGATTCTGCTGTAACTGCTGCTCAATGCTCTGTTGCATTTTGCCCAGCTCTTCAACGGCCCAGCGCTGCTGCATCTGCACGGCATCGGCCATTCCCTGAGTTAAGGCAACGACGCGATCTTCCAGTTTTGGCAGACCGTCAGCCGCGTGATTAACCAGGTCGGCCAGACTGCCAAGCTGAGATTGCAGATTCGCGCGCTGTGCCTCCAGGCCATTCAGCAGATCCTGCAACGATTCAGAAATGCCGTTGAAAGCATTGGCATGCTTCACCATATATTCGAACGCCTGACTGGCTTCCTGCATGGAGCCCGAGGTGCGCTCCTGCTCAGTAATCAGGGTATTTAACTGGTCTTTGTAATTCTGCTGCCACTCCAGCATGGCAATAACCGACTGGTTCAGGCGTTTGAAGTTATCGCCGTACTGTTCATTAATCTTGGTATTAAATTCGCGCATAACGGCTTCAATCGCATTCACCAGCGCTTTGGCATTGGCCTCAGCCATACGCTCCTGATAACTGTCGAGCGCGCCGATAACCTGATTCATACGCTCCAGCGTCTGCAGATGCTGGCGCTGCAGTAACTGCTGCAGGCCGTTATCCAGCTCCGGATTCATCTGATCGGCAATGTGTTTCAGCGAGGCATCCAGATCGTCGATGGTTGCCACCCGCGTCTGATTCACTTCACGCCGTCCGGTCTGGGCCAGAGCACCACGGATCTTCAGCGTCAGTGCACCCAGCAGACCAACAATGGAAGACCAGAACGCGGTTTTCAGACCGTCCATCAGCTTTGGTACACTGCCCTGAATATCGGCGGTATCGAAGTGCCACAAGCCAAGCGCCACACCCAGGAAAGTACCGAAAATACCAATACTGGTGAGAATATTGGGGGCAATTTCAGCGGTGCGGTTGGAATAACGGTAAAAGTGGAAGAACAGGGTCAGTGCCGCAATCGCGATCATCAGCCCCAGTGTCCATCCGGAAAACTGCTCCATCATGAGTATCTGCTCTTTCGCCAGAGTGAGGTTTATTCCCAACAAGTCTAGTTCATGTTGGTTGTTTTGCTTCCCGGCTATAAAAACGCAATATTCCCTTTTTATCCGGCTCGGGGCTTAATGAATCCTTTACAAGATAAGGAATGGGTATGCTGATCAGTAATATGGAAGTCGTCCCCGGCAAAAAAATTGCCGCTCACTTAGGTCTGGTACAGGGCAGCACCGTGCGCGCCAAGCATGCCGGCCGCGATATTATGGCGGGTCTGAAGAATATCTTTGG of the Thalassolituus hydrocarboniclasticus genome contains:
- a CDS encoding OmpA family protein, translated to MNENELEQLKEQEGHWVAVSDLMAGLMMVFMLISIVFMINVEQERDKIRDVAILYDHLRVQLYEDLKSEFAGDMQRWGAELDKDLTFRFNNTEVLFDKGAADLKPEFQSILADFFPRYIGIITREKYRDDILEVRIEGHTSSAWYGALSEDDAYIRNMELSQKRTRSALGFVLELPDVSTNKDWLKSHLTANGLSSAKVVRDDNGVENGERSRRVEFKVRTDAEGRIATILDRVLP